From the Methanooceanicella nereidis genome, one window contains:
- a CDS encoding SDR family NAD(P)-dependent oxidoreductase, protein MKAELLDKLGLSLGSLTGKVAVITGAGGGIGKELAIGLSMLGASVVIAEIGDSGAEAEKRIISMGGKALFVKTDVSDEKSVNELKEKSLRAFGKADIVVNNAVTVTTGSVMEQPVSAWDRVMAVNLKGPLLMIKAFLPAMIERKDGVIVNMLSSEGMAYLAPYSASKAALMSLTSSLVSELGDGTGVSVFNFAPGMVDTPAIHKFVPEVAPRMGLTFEQFTHLGVNPGYEGLMPAEDCAAGLAYAIVHAKEYHGQTADPFKPLMQTGMLENAPGNKQATAVTACVTAKTTASERAKELRNVIMTVNREFEELDLFKRTWAKNDFNRKAGMGINDWLKVSADLVNDLNELSCPDGADKAASIKGKFPYVISKLEKLADYFKGSIENAKGWFKDPKQRDIAVEALERRENAVKSLISSLKEL, encoded by the coding sequence GTGAAGGCAGAATTGCTCGATAAACTGGGACTTTCACTCGGCTCACTTACCGGGAAGGTAGCCGTGATCACCGGGGCAGGCGGAGGCATAGGAAAAGAACTTGCCATCGGACTGTCCATGCTGGGTGCAAGCGTAGTGATCGCAGAGATAGGCGATTCAGGCGCGGAAGCGGAAAAGCGGATCATTTCCATGGGCGGAAAAGCGCTTTTTGTGAAGACGGACGTCTCGGATGAAAAAAGCGTGAACGAGCTAAAGGAAAAGTCGCTTAGAGCTTTCGGCAAGGCTGACATAGTGGTCAACAACGCGGTAACCGTCACTACCGGGTCGGTGATGGAACAGCCGGTAAGCGCATGGGACCGTGTCATGGCAGTAAATCTAAAAGGCCCTCTGCTTATGATAAAAGCATTTTTACCTGCGATGATAGAGCGAAAGGACGGCGTGATAGTCAACATGCTATCCAGCGAAGGAATGGCATATCTCGCCCCGTACTCGGCATCCAAGGCAGCTCTTATGTCTTTGACTTCATCACTTGTATCGGAACTGGGTGACGGGACCGGGGTGTCTGTCTTTAACTTTGCCCCTGGAATGGTCGACACACCGGCCATTCATAAATTTGTGCCGGAGGTAGCCCCCCGCATGGGCCTCACGTTTGAACAGTTCACTCATCTCGGAGTAAATCCCGGATATGAAGGCTTAATGCCGGCGGAGGACTGCGCCGCAGGCCTTGCGTACGCGATAGTGCACGCGAAAGAATATCACGGACAGACAGCCGATCCATTCAAGCCTCTTATGCAGACGGGAATGCTTGAGAATGCACCAGGCAACAAGCAGGCTACAGCAGTGACTGCATGCGTTACGGCTAAAACGACTGCCTCTGAACGGGCCAAAGAGCTTAGAAATGTTATAATGACCGTGAACAGGGAGTTCGAGGAACTGGACCTGTTCAAAAGGACCTGGGCTAAGAATGATTTTAACAGGAAAGCGGGGATGGGTATAAACGATTGGCTTAAAGTCAGCGCAGACCTCGTGAATGACCTGAATGAGCTTTCATGTCCTGACGGTGCCGATAAAGCGGCATCGATCAAGGGTAAATTCCCATATGTCATAAGTAAGCTGGAAAAGCTTGCCGATTACTTTAAGGGTTCTATCGAAAATGCGAAGGGATGGTTCAAAGACCCGAAACAAAGGGATATCGCCGTGGAAGCCCTGGAGAGACGTGAAAATGCCGTGAAGTCTTTGATATCCTCGCTTAAAGAGCTTTAA
- a CDS encoding DUF2178 domain-containing protein → MYDIIILAIPAILIVVVFIFLVWYVWKINKEKKAGFAVKDERTVRIEGKAALMTFFISIYFMLALLYYVFATEVLELGLPILETGWALIISLLVTIGTFAILRWYYGSKADRP, encoded by the coding sequence ATGTATGATATAATTATACTCGCGATACCTGCGATACTGATAGTCGTTGTGTTCATTTTTTTAGTATGGTATGTGTGGAAGATAAACAAAGAGAAAAAGGCAGGTTTTGCGGTAAAGGACGAAAGGACTGTAAGGATAGAAGGAAAAGCGGCATTGATGACCTTCTTTATCTCGATATATTTCATGCTAGCGCTCCTGTACTACGTTTTCGCCACCGAGGTCCTTGAACTGGGTCTTCCGATCCTGGAAACCGGATGGGCGCTCATCATTTCATTACTGGTGACTATCGGGACTTTTGCTATCCTGCGCTGGTACTACGGCAGTAAAGCTGATCGGCCATGA
- a CDS encoding helix-turn-helix transcriptional regulator, producing the protein MRTRIKELRARYDLTQEDLAKIVGVRRETILFLEKGDYNPSLKLAHDVAKALKTTIDELFIFDD; encoded by the coding sequence ATGAGGACAAGGATAAAAGAGCTCAGGGCAAGATATGACCTGACACAGGAAGACCTTGCGAAAATAGTAGGCGTAAGAAGGGAGACCATACTGTTCCTGGAGAAGGGTGATTATAACCCTTCTCTAAAACTAGCCCATGACGTCGCCAAAGCGTTGAAAACTACGATAGATGAGCTATTCATATTCGATGATTGA
- a CDS encoding ABC transporter permease: MSANSSLVRETNKGWTTGLSNMLSKENGEWWNLKSILMQLIIWTFIVNGIVAMILFIVPNMAASEGSADAQNTPGTSTPEELAHEGMMVFFNLSAMAISIGAIIISHESILKERETGTAAWVLSKPVSRKAFVISKFFANGIGVLLIIVLIQGAISYGLCSIVQGTPIDLVPYFAAVCVLGLICLFYTTLSIAMGVFSNSKAAVIGIPMLILFMGSMLSQFIQPLQYIVPHTLVPVSAGLATGAGMQQIMVVPILATAAWIAVFIGITLWKFERIDL, from the coding sequence ATGTCTGCTAATTCGTCTTTGGTCAGGGAGACAAATAAAGGCTGGACAACCGGCCTGTCTAACATGCTGAGTAAAGAGAACGGGGAATGGTGGAACCTCAAATCTATCCTGATGCAGCTGATCATATGGACTTTCATCGTTAACGGTATCGTGGCTATGATACTGTTCATCGTGCCGAACATGGCAGCATCGGAAGGCTCGGCTGACGCGCAGAACACTCCTGGCACATCGACTCCCGAGGAACTTGCCCACGAAGGCATGATGGTTTTCTTCAACCTGTCCGCGATGGCTATCTCGATCGGCGCTATCATCATCTCTCACGAATCGATATTAAAGGAGCGAGAAACAGGGACGGCCGCATGGGTCTTATCGAAGCCAGTATCCCGTAAAGCGTTCGTCATCTCAAAGTTTTTCGCTAACGGTATCGGCGTATTATTGATAATTGTCTTGATCCAGGGTGCGATCTCTTACGGACTGTGCTCCATCGTGCAGGGAACTCCGATAGATCTGGTGCCTTACTTTGCAGCGGTGTGCGTGCTCGGCCTTATATGTCTTTTCTATACGACGCTGAGCATAGCGATGGGCGTATTCTCGAACTCCAAGGCCGCAGTGATCGGCATTCCCATGCTTATCCTGTTCATGGGCAGCATGCTGTCACAGTTTATCCAGCCTCTCCAGTATATTGTTCCGCATACGCTAGTCCCTGTATCCGCAGGTCTGGCCACGGGCGCCGGAATGCAGCAGATCATGGTTGTGCCTATCCTCGCGACGGCGGCCTGGATAGCTGTGTTTATCGGTATAACGTTATGGAAGTTCGAAAGGATAGACCTGTAG
- a CDS encoding ABC transporter ATP-binding protein, whose product MRPFIRGMILMSESNNLIISTKGLTKSYDGKPVLNSLDLKVPKNSIFGFLGPNGAGKTTTIKLILGLIQPTGGSCEVFGMDAFNNSVDIRHRTGYLAQDPRYYEHMTARETLRFTARFFFKGPKKEVESRIEETLEMAGLDDKADRPIKGFSGGERQRLGIAQAQINNPDLLILDEPAASLDPMGRRDVLGLMKKMQSETTIFYSTHILDDVQRVSDMVAILNKGNLVAQAPIEELLGSKENAVYNLVIKGDATNVSSLLLQQPWVSSVNAVSPNGYTTLTVSVSDDSKAERNILKVAMADENIVIVEYGRKKYELEDVFMKMVEG is encoded by the coding sequence ATGAGGCCGTTCATAAGAGGAATGATACTAATGAGTGAAAGCAATAACCTTATCATAAGCACGAAAGGTCTTACCAAATCCTATGACGGTAAACCTGTGCTAAACTCGCTAGACCTCAAAGTCCCCAAAAACTCCATCTTCGGTTTCCTGGGTCCGAACGGCGCAGGAAAAACGACGACCATCAAGCTCATACTGGGACTGATACAACCGACGGGCGGCAGTTGTGAGGTCTTTGGCATGGACGCTTTTAATAACAGTGTAGACATCAGGCACAGGACAGGCTATCTTGCACAGGACCCGCGCTATTATGAGCATATGACCGCCCGTGAAACACTGAGGTTCACGGCAAGGTTCTTTTTTAAAGGCCCAAAGAAAGAGGTCGAGTCGCGCATAGAGGAGACACTTGAAATGGCCGGGCTTGACGATAAAGCCGACAGGCCTATAAAAGGATTTTCAGGCGGAGAGCGTCAGCGCCTGGGGATCGCCCAGGCACAGATAAACAATCCCGACCTGCTGATACTGGACGAGCCTGCTGCGTCCCTTGACCCGATGGGCAGGAGGGACGTCCTGGGACTGATGAAAAAGATGCAGAGCGAGACGACCATATTCTATTCGACGCACATACTGGACGACGTGCAAAGGGTCAGCGACATGGTCGCTATACTGAATAAAGGAAACCTTGTCGCGCAGGCCCCGATAGAAGAGCTTCTCGGCAGTAAGGAAAACGCGGTGTATAACCTTGTCATAAAAGGCGACGCTACGAACGTGAGCTCCCTGCTCCTGCAGCAGCCGTGGGTATCTTCGGTCAACGCCGTCTCGCCTAACGGCTATACGACCTTAACTGTGAGCGTTTCGGACGACTCAAAGGCGGAAAGGAATATTTTAAAGGTGGCGATGGCCGACGAGAACATAGTGATCGTCGAGTACGGGCGCAAGAAGTACGAGCTTGAGGATGTCTTTATGAAGATGGTGGAGGGTTGA
- a CDS encoding DUF3267 domain-containing protein: MGISIKIITKIPKTDNRKHSCLINDQWVLLKEPKNVLTAIMASIPFMAINALITISIIKTFTTIPFLDTGLILNNLSITINLIDILGILLILIIHEFTHLIFIPDFYRSDKTYAGITYAGGYVYTEEVLTRKRYLIISIAPFFILSIILPIILGITGTLSPLMIFLILLNSIGSSVDILSMVLVFLQVPAGSHLVCSGNNTYWKSNS, translated from the coding sequence ATGGGGATATCCATAAAGATAATTACCAAAATACCTAAAACAGATAACAGAAAACATTCCTGTCTGATCAATGATCAATGGGTGTTGTTAAAAGAGCCAAAGAACGTATTAACGGCTATCATGGCATCAATTCCATTTATGGCGATAAACGCCTTGATCACGATATCTATAATAAAAACGTTCACGACGATACCTTTTTTAGATACCGGACTTATATTAAATAACCTATCGATCACTATCAACCTGATAGACATTTTAGGTATTTTATTAATATTGATAATACACGAATTCACTCACCTGATCTTTATCCCGGATTTTTATCGGTCAGATAAGACCTACGCAGGCATTACCTATGCCGGCGGGTACGTTTATACGGAAGAAGTGTTGACAAGAAAGAGATATCTTATCATCTCTATCGCGCCTTTCTTTATACTATCCATAATACTTCCCATAATACTGGGTATAACCGGAACTTTGAGCCCGCTAATGATATTCCTCATATTATTGAACTCTATAGGGTCTTCTGTAGATATTTTAAGCATGGTCCTGGTATTTTTACAGGTGCCGGCCGGTTCGCATCTGGTATGTTCGGGTAATAATACATACTGGAAAAGTAATTCGTAA